A genomic region of Bernardetia sp. ABR2-2B contains the following coding sequences:
- a CDS encoding S9 family peptidase, which produces MQTKLSKLYLKSISIAIIISSFLFSCGDKTNSQNNSEYTSNQTMTDTLTPPMALKVPQKLEQHGQTRIDNYYWLRDDSRTNPKMLAYLEAENDYTTKSLAHTDELQEKIYKEIRGRIKEDDASVPYKYQNYWYYTRYEEGKEYPIYARKKGSLEAAEEILLNGNERAEGNDFYSGRIKVSEGENMMAFVEDTTGRRQYTVRFKNLATGEILAETIRNVEPSLVWANDNKTLFYVKKDPETLRSHQVWSHTLGTNPEEDKLVYEEKDESYYTYIGKSKSKKYVMIYLSSTLNTEVHLIDADKPSSKPTVFLEREEKHEYSIAHKDDYFYVVTNWEAQNFRLMKVKVGEQNDKSKWEEVIPHRQDVLLEDIDMFSDFMVLSERKEGLLNLRVRNQKDNSEHYIEFDDPAYMAYTAQNIEFDTKMLRFGYTSMTTPNSVYDYDMETKEKELKKQQEIVGGYDASNFVSERVYATAKDGTKIPISLVYKKGTKKDGKNPLVVYGYGSYGASMDAYFSVARLSLLERGFVYSIVHIRGGEEMGRQWYEDGKLLKKKNTFEDFIACTEFLQKEGFGSPETTFAIGGSAGGLLVGAVMNMRPDLYKGVLAAVPFVDVVTTMLDESIPLTTNEFDEWGNPKNKEYYDYMMSYSPYDNVIAQDYPNILVTTGLHDSQVQYWEPAKWVAKLRDIKTDNNKLYFKTNMDAGHGGASGRFEAIKETALEYAFMLDLVGKTE; this is translated from the coding sequence ATGCAAACAAAACTTTCAAAACTCTATCTAAAATCTATTTCGATAGCAATTATAATTTCTTCATTTCTATTTAGTTGTGGAGACAAAACTAATTCTCAAAATAATTCAGAATATACTTCAAACCAAACTATGACAGACACACTTACGCCTCCTATGGCTTTAAAAGTGCCTCAAAAACTAGAGCAGCACGGACAGACACGCATTGATAATTATTACTGGCTTCGTGATGATAGCCGTACCAATCCGAAAATGCTTGCTTACCTTGAAGCAGAAAATGATTATACTACCAAATCTTTGGCGCATACAGATGAGCTTCAAGAAAAAATCTATAAAGAAATTAGAGGAAGGATAAAAGAAGATGATGCTTCTGTTCCTTACAAATATCAAAACTACTGGTATTATACTCGCTACGAAGAGGGAAAAGAATATCCGATTTATGCAAGAAAAAAAGGTAGTTTAGAAGCAGCAGAAGAAATTTTACTCAATGGAAATGAACGTGCAGAAGGAAATGATTTTTATTCGGGTAGAATAAAAGTTAGCGAAGGTGAAAATATGATGGCTTTTGTAGAAGATACTACAGGAAGAAGACAATACACAGTTCGTTTCAAAAATCTAGCTACTGGCGAAATTTTGGCAGAAACTATCCGAAATGTAGAACCTTCACTTGTTTGGGCAAATGATAACAAAACACTTTTTTATGTAAAAAAAGACCCAGAAACATTGCGTTCTCATCAAGTTTGGAGTCATACGTTGGGTACGAATCCAGAAGAAGATAAGCTAGTTTATGAAGAAAAAGACGAATCCTATTATACATACATTGGAAAATCTAAATCCAAAAAATATGTAATGATTTATTTGAGCAGTACGCTAAATACAGAAGTTCATCTGATTGATGCTGATAAGCCAAGCTCAAAACCAACTGTATTTTTGGAGAGAGAAGAAAAGCACGAATACAGCATAGCACACAAAGACGATTATTTTTATGTAGTTACCAACTGGGAAGCGCAAAATTTTCGTTTGATGAAAGTAAAAGTAGGAGAGCAAAACGATAAGAGCAAGTGGGAAGAAGTAATTCCACACCGTCAAGATGTTTTGTTAGAAGACATTGACATGTTTAGTGATTTTATGGTTTTGAGTGAACGTAAAGAAGGACTTTTGAATCTTCGTGTCAGAAACCAAAAAGATAATTCTGAACATTACATTGAGTTTGATGACCCTGCTTATATGGCTTATACGGCTCAAAATATTGAATTTGATACAAAAATGCTACGTTTTGGCTATACTTCTATGACTACTCCAAACTCGGTCTATGATTATGATATGGAAACCAAAGAAAAAGAACTCAAAAAACAGCAAGAAATTGTAGGAGGTTATGATGCTTCTAATTTCGTTTCAGAGCGAGTATATGCAACAGCAAAAGATGGGACAAAAATTCCTATTTCGTTAGTCTATAAAAAAGGAACTAAAAAAGATGGAAAAAATCCTTTAGTTGTTTATGGCTATGGTTCTTATGGTGCATCAATGGATGCTTATTTTAGTGTTGCAAGATTGAGCCTTTTGGAACGTGGTTTTGTTTATTCTATCGTTCATATTCGTGGAGGAGAAGAAATGGGAAGGCAATGGTATGAAGATGGAAAACTTTTGAAAAAGAAAAATACTTTTGAAGACTTTATCGCCTGTACAGAATTTTTACAAAAAGAAGGTTTTGGAAGCCCAGAAACTACTTTTGCTATTGGTGGAAGTGCTGGTGGTCTTTTAGTAGGTGCAGTTATGAATATGCGACCAGATTTGTATAAAGGTGTTTTGGCTGCCGTTCCATTTGTTGATGTAGTTACAACGATGCTAGACGAGTCTATTCCACTTACTACCAATGAGTTTGACGAATGGGGAAATCCTAAAAATAAGGAATATTACGACTATATGATGAGTTACTCGCCGTATGATAACGTAATAGCTCAAGATTACCCAAATATTCTTGTTACAACAGGTTTGCACGATTCACAAGTTCAATACTGGGAACCTGCAAAATGGGTAGCAAAACTTCGTGATATAAAAACTGATAATAATAAGCTTTATTTCAAAACTAATATGGATGCTGGACATGGTGGAGCTTCTGGACGCTTTGAAGCTATCAAAGAAACAGCTTTAGAGTATGCTTTTATGTTGGATTTGGTGGGTAAAACAGAGTAA
- a CDS encoding peroxiredoxin-like family protein, whose amino-acid sequence MSNRIKPREKTPNLDVRLINDLKWSLEEQEPKNFTMIIFYRGLHCPVCKKYLEDLATKLDDFADRGIKMVAISTDTEERAKKAGEKWNIPNLPIGFDFSIENAKEWGLYISEAIKDEEPKHFSEPALFLIRPDQTLYFSSVQTMPFARPSFDELLKGIDFILEEDYPARGKV is encoded by the coding sequence ATGTCAAACAGAATCAAACCTAGAGAAAAAACTCCCAACTTAGATGTTCGCCTCATCAATGACTTGAAATGGTCTTTAGAAGAACAAGAACCCAAAAACTTTACGATGATTATTTTTTACAGAGGATTGCACTGTCCTGTTTGTAAGAAATATTTGGAAGACTTAGCTACCAAACTTGATGATTTTGCAGACCGAGGAATAAAAATGGTCGCTATCAGTACAGATACAGAAGAAAGAGCCAAAAAAGCTGGCGAAAAATGGAATATTCCTAATTTACCTATTGGTTTTGATTTTTCCATTGAAAATGCTAAAGAGTGGGGACTTTATATTTCGGAAGCTATCAAAGATGAAGAGCCAAAACACTTTTCAGAACCTGCTCTTTTTCTTATTCGTCCAGACCAAACCCTTTATTTTTCTTCTGTTCAGACGATGCCTTTTGCTCGTCCAAGCTTCGATGAACTTTTGAAAGGAATTGACTTTATTTTAGAAGAAGATTATCCTGCTAGAGGAAAAGTATAG
- a CDS encoding alpha/beta fold hydrolase — translation MFFPQKLEQSYTFNFEKRYEEVIIPTNDHINLHGVLFHSKNVETSISEPKKLAFYLHGNVGAVSSWESIADVYTNLGYDLFILDYRGYGKSEGNIYSQEQFFSDVQTAYDFVRKEKSYDEKSIIVVGYSVGTASAAMLTSKNNPKALILQAPYFSITDMTKRRYPIIPTFLLKYKFNTAEFLAKTNVPTTIFHGTNDRVIPYESLGMIKEYVDKNNKSGNFYFITLENQRHGAIHRNPIFLEKIKELLLEKTPY, via the coding sequence TTGTTTTTTCCTCAAAAATTAGAACAGAGTTATACTTTCAACTTTGAAAAACGTTATGAAGAAGTAATTATTCCAACAAACGACCACATCAACCTTCACGGTGTTTTGTTTCATTCAAAAAACGTAGAAACTTCTATTTCTGAACCTAAAAAACTCGCTTTCTATCTTCACGGAAATGTCGGAGCTGTTAGTTCTTGGGAAAGTATCGCTGATGTTTATACTAATTTAGGATATGATTTATTTATTCTGGATTATCGTGGTTATGGAAAAAGTGAAGGTAATATTTATAGCCAAGAGCAGTTTTTTAGTGATGTTCAGACAGCTTATGATTTTGTAAGAAAAGAGAAAAGTTATGATGAGAAAAGCATCATAGTTGTTGGTTATTCCGTCGGAACAGCATCTGCTGCAATGCTTACAAGTAAAAATAACCCAAAGGCTCTTATTCTTCAAGCTCCTTATTTCAGTATTACTGACATGACCAAAAGAAGGTATCCCATTATTCCAACTTTTTTATTGAAATATAAATTCAATACAGCCGAATTTTTAGCCAAAACAAATGTTCCTACTACTATCTTTCACGGAACAAATGACAGAGTGATTCCTTACGAATCTTTAGGAATGATAAAGGAGTATGTAGATAAAAATAACAAATCAGGTAATTTTTATTTTATTACCTTAGAGAATCAAAGACACGGAGCGATTCATCGTAATCCTATTTTTTTAGAAAAAATAAAGGAGCTTCTATTAGAAAAAACTCCTTATTGA
- a CDS encoding pyridoxamine 5'-phosphate oxidase family protein — translation MLNQEIKNSIEKSVLCWLATADNENMPNVSPKEVFTFYQDKYIIIANIASPQSVHNIMQNPNVCVSFVDVFVQKGFQLKGRARIIKQTDSEFESLEEPLLKMTKSKYPFSMIIKINIETLKKIIAPSYMLYPDTTEAEQIEDAKKQYLSK, via the coding sequence ATGCTCAATCAAGAAATCAAAAATTCCATCGAAAAAAGTGTTTTGTGTTGGCTTGCTACGGCTGATAATGAAAATATGCCCAACGTTTCTCCAAAAGAAGTGTTTACTTTTTATCAAGACAAATATATTATCATTGCAAATATTGCCTCGCCACAAAGCGTTCATAATATTATGCAAAACCCAAATGTATGTGTAAGTTTTGTTGATGTTTTTGTACAAAAAGGCTTTCAATTGAAAGGCAGAGCAAGAATTATAAAACAGACAGATTCAGAGTTTGAAAGCCTAGAAGAACCGTTACTAAAAATGACGAAAAGTAAATATCCTTTTTCAATGATTATCAAAATCAATATAGAGACTCTCAAAAAAATAATTGCGCCAAGTTATATGCTTTATCCAGATACTACTGAAGCCGAGCAAATAGAAGACGCAAAAAAACAATACCTTTCAAAATAA
- a CDS encoding TIGR01777 family oxidoreductase → MKNKKVILAGGTGFVGKYFQKKFSDLGYEVIVIARNTSVNWKSLDEITEALEHSEMLINLAGKSVDCRYNEKNKNEILRSRTETTKILGEAIQKCKFPPKIWFNSSTATIYRHAEDRPMTEKEGEIGTGFSVGVATAWEKEFFNFELENTRQIALRMAIILGKDGGAIPPLANIVRLGLGGKQGNGNQMFSWLHIYDLYRIILFLQENENLEGVFNCSSPNPVKNKELMQIFREKIKMPFGIPTPKFLLEIGAFMIRTETELLLKSRWVIPQRLQDEGFEFEYPRLEKAIEESL, encoded by the coding sequence ATGAAAAACAAAAAAGTAATTTTAGCAGGAGGAACAGGCTTTGTAGGAAAGTATTTTCAAAAGAAGTTTTCAGATTTGGGTTATGAAGTAATCGTAATTGCACGAAATACTTCTGTAAACTGGAAAAGTCTAGATGAAATAACAGAAGCCTTAGAGCATTCTGAAATGTTGATAAACTTGGCAGGAAAATCTGTTGATTGTAGGTATAATGAAAAGAACAAGAACGAGATTTTACGTTCCAGAACTGAGACAACAAAGATTTTAGGAGAAGCCATTCAAAAATGTAAATTTCCACCCAAAATATGGTTCAATTCTAGCACAGCCACTATTTATAGACATGCAGAAGACCGACCCATGACAGAAAAAGAAGGAGAAATCGGAACTGGTTTTTCTGTTGGAGTTGCCACAGCATGGGAGAAGGAGTTTTTTAATTTTGAGCTAGAAAATACAAGGCAAATTGCACTACGAATGGCAATTATTTTGGGAAAAGATGGAGGTGCTATTCCTCCTCTTGCAAACATTGTCCGTCTTGGTTTGGGAGGAAAGCAAGGAAACGGAAATCAGATGTTTAGTTGGTTACATATTTACGATTTGTATAGAATAATTTTATTCCTTCAAGAAAATGAAAATTTAGAGGGTGTTTTTAATTGCTCTTCCCCAAATCCTGTCAAGAATAAAGAACTGATGCAGATTTTTAGAGAGAAAATAAAAATGCCTTTTGGGATTCCTACACCAAAGTTTTTATTAGAAATTGGAGCTTTTATGATTCGTACAGAAACCGAATTACTGCTAAAAAGCCGTTGGGTAATCCCTCAAAGGTTGCAAGATGAAGGTTTTGAGTTTGAGTATCCAAGGCTAGAAAAGGCAATTGAGGAGAGTTTGTAA
- a CDS encoding helix-turn-helix transcriptional regulator, which yields MKNTIKVQRAILNITQEELAQKIGVSRQTISSIEKNKYVPSTVLALKLSQLFEKPVNEIFELEEED from the coding sequence ATGAAAAACACCATAAAAGTACAAAGGGCTATTTTGAATATCACACAAGAGGAACTTGCCCAAAAAATAGGTGTTTCTCGGCAAACGATTAGTTCAATAGAAAAAAATAAATACGTTCCTTCTACTGTTTTGGCTCTCAAACTCTCTCAACTTTTCGAAAAACCTGTCAATGAGATTTTCGAATTAGAAGAGGAGGATTAA
- a CDS encoding DUF4249 domain-containing protein, whose product MKNTIKFILFISVSLLVLSSCGKFLEDVDVEGDDQVVVVGFISPDDSLIQITLFRAVGIGKERETDGINYIQNATVRISDGQSSYNMSYGANPYYSQDLGNGYYNYYSGQPEYTFQLENAILNVSEGKTYFLEIETDEGAKLNASCIVPTGRVLPKVELTKLNEQEYKYSAEWEDEDDLTKTNYYRIEAYTTSFSTNYNSNTGEPIGVTKHTRPTYFYENYFKTQEGRSIINYNPQEKIYFDDYSIPNFPDSPTPNPYLTTYLMKADENYYRYHKTVEDSYYNGDNPFGEPIIIHSNIENGIGCFGAYITGEVITEVE is encoded by the coding sequence ATGAAAAATACAATTAAATTTATTCTCTTTATTTCAGTTAGTCTTCTTGTTCTTTCAAGTTGTGGTAAATTCTTGGAAGATGTAGATGTAGAAGGTGATGACCAAGTTGTGGTAGTTGGTTTTATTTCTCCAGATGATTCGCTTATTCAGATTACGCTTTTTAGAGCAGTAGGAATAGGAAAAGAACGAGAAACAGATGGAATAAATTACATTCAAAATGCGACAGTTCGTATTTCTGATGGACAAAGCAGCTATAATATGAGTTATGGAGCAAATCCTTATTACTCCCAAGATTTGGGAAATGGTTATTATAATTACTATTCTGGTCAGCCTGAATATACGTTTCAGTTAGAAAATGCTATTTTGAATGTGAGTGAAGGAAAAACATATTTTTTAGAAATAGAAACTGATGAAGGGGCAAAATTGAATGCAAGTTGTATTGTCCCTACTGGAAGGGTTTTGCCAAAGGTAGAGCTCACAAAGTTGAATGAACAAGAATACAAGTATTCAGCAGAATGGGAAGATGAAGATGATTTGACAAAAACAAATTATTATAGAATAGAAGCCTATACAACGTCTTTTTCCACAAACTATAATTCTAACACAGGTGAGCCAATCGGAGTGACTAAGCATACACGTCCTACTTATTTTTATGAAAATTATTTTAAAACACAGGAGGGAAGAAGTATCATTAATTATAATCCTCAAGAAAAAATTTATTTTGATGACTATTCAATTCCTAATTTTCCAGATAGTCCTACTCCAAATCCTTATCTTACAACTTACTTAATGAAAGCTGATGAAAATTATTATCGCTACCACAAAACAGTTGAAGACTCTTATTACAATGGAGATAATCCGTTTGGCGAACCTATCATTATTCATTCAAATATTGAAAATGGAATAGGTTGTTTTGGAGCTTATATTACTGGCGAGGTTATTACAGAAGTAGAATAG
- a CDS encoding TonB-dependent receptor, producing MLLNSYLREVFYDFSYFIKRIFFLLILSLVGFTSFAQTTTTSKKYTISGYVREAESSETLIGVSIYNPATKQGTVTNSYGFYSITLQEDTISLIYSYIGYEAQAHKIILNKDINLDISLDFDEALEAVVIVADKDSEPISEQTQMSQVSIPVEQIKDIPALLGEKDVIKALQLLPGVQGGTEGSSGLYVRGGNNDQNLILLDEAPVYNASHLFGFFSVFNGDAIKQVELTKGGFPARYGGRLSSVLDMRLKEGNKNKVSGEGGIGLISSRLLLEAPIVKDKSSLIISGRRTYLDVLTRPFMPQDFTVGYYFYDLNAKFNYDFSRKDKLFVSGYFGRDKFYARDNYSFNNQNESFESGINWGNATTTVRWNHLYNNKLFSNLSLIFSDYQFQIFSEDNYNDENYYLKYTSNIRDYSAKYDWTYYPSPNHTVRFGMQSTLHRFTPSAFVIKEPDFEYDPSKNSRYDVIESALYVEDDWEINDKFRLNGGLRLSNLIDISKKNEDEETKHYFGFEPRLAAAYRLTNTLALKGSYALMNQYIHQLSNTGIGLPTDLWVPSTARVRPQQSQQVAVGIAKDFKETGLTFSVESYYKISKDVIGYKEGANFLLIDDPYSSESFDWQDAITRGKGRSYGLEFLLQKKKGKFTGWVGYTLAKTEQQFDDLNNARWFSPRFDIRHDFSITGSYKFNDKINLSANWVFRTGAPVTMPKNSFNPFTHSPNRGEGGSSFINSVANYGEKNSFRMQNYHRLDIAVQFSKKKKWGTRTWEIGAYNAYSRMNPFFYILNGQNEAGENIDTVQKVALFPIIPSITYNFKF from the coding sequence ATGCTACTTAATTCTTATTTAAGAGAAGTTTTTTACGACTTTTCTTATTTTATCAAAAGAATCTTCTTTTTACTGATTTTAAGCCTTGTTGGGTTTACTTCGTTTGCCCAAACTACTACTACTTCGAAAAAATATACGATTAGTGGATATGTCAGAGAAGCCGAAAGTTCTGAAACGCTTATTGGTGTAAGCATTTACAATCCTGCCACAAAACAAGGAACGGTTACTAATAGCTACGGATTTTATTCAATAACGCTGCAAGAAGATACTATCTCATTGATTTATTCTTATATCGGTTATGAAGCACAGGCTCACAAAATTATTTTGAATAAAGATATAAACCTTGATATTTCATTAGATTTTGATGAAGCACTTGAGGCTGTTGTAATTGTAGCTGATAAAGATTCTGAGCCAATTAGTGAACAAACACAGATGAGTCAAGTGAGCATTCCTGTCGAACAAATAAAAGATATTCCTGCGCTTTTGGGTGAAAAAGATGTCATTAAAGCTCTTCAACTCTTACCTGGTGTACAAGGAGGAACAGAAGGAAGTTCTGGACTTTATGTGCGTGGAGGAAATAATGACCAAAATCTAATTCTTTTAGATGAAGCTCCTGTTTATAATGCTTCTCATTTATTCGGTTTCTTTTCAGTCTTCAATGGCGATGCTATCAAACAAGTAGAGCTTACAAAAGGTGGTTTTCCTGCTCGTTATGGTGGTCGTTTGTCGTCAGTTTTGGATATGCGTTTGAAGGAAGGAAACAAAAATAAAGTTTCTGGAGAAGGAGGAATTGGTCTTATCTCTTCAAGGCTTTTGCTAGAAGCTCCTATTGTCAAAGATAAGTCTTCGCTCATTATTTCTGGTCGTAGAACGTATTTAGATGTACTTACTCGCCCTTTTATGCCACAAGACTTTACAGTCGGCTATTACTTCTATGATTTGAATGCTAAGTTCAATTATGATTTTAGTAGAAAAGATAAGCTGTTTGTCTCTGGATATTTTGGAAGAGACAAGTTCTATGCAAGAGATAATTATAGCTTCAACAATCAAAATGAGAGTTTTGAATCTGGTATAAACTGGGGAAATGCAACCACAACTGTTCGTTGGAATCATTTATATAACAACAAACTCTTTAGCAATCTATCTCTGATTTTTAGCGACTATCAATTTCAGATTTTTAGTGAAGATAATTATAATGATGAAAATTATTATCTAAAATATACATCAAATATTCGTGATTATAGTGCAAAATACGACTGGACATATTACCCTTCTCCAAATCATACTGTTCGTTTCGGAATGCAAAGCACACTTCACCGTTTTACACCAAGTGCATTTGTAATAAAAGAGCCAGATTTTGAATACGACCCTTCCAAAAACTCAAGATATGACGTGATAGAATCGGCTCTTTATGTAGAAGATGATTGGGAGATTAATGATAAATTCAGACTCAATGGAGGTTTGAGATTGAGTAATTTAATAGATATAAGCAAAAAAAATGAAGACGAAGAAACCAAACATTATTTTGGCTTCGAACCACGTTTGGCAGCAGCTTATCGTTTGACAAACACACTTGCTCTAAAAGGCTCTTATGCGCTAATGAATCAGTATATTCATCAGCTTTCAAATACTGGAATCGGACTTCCAACAGATTTATGGGTACCTTCTACGGCAAGAGTTCGCCCTCAACAGTCTCAACAAGTGGCAGTAGGAATAGCAAAAGATTTCAAAGAGACAGGTCTTACTTTTTCAGTAGAATCATATTACAAAATTTCTAAAGACGTAATTGGCTATAAAGAAGGAGCAAATTTTCTTTTGATAGATGACCCTTACAGTTCTGAATCTTTTGATTGGCAAGATGCCATTACTCGTGGAAAAGGACGTTCGTATGGATTGGAATTTTTATTACAGAAAAAGAAAGGAAAGTTTACAGGCTGGGTAGGTTACACACTTGCCAAAACAGAGCAACAATTTGATGATTTGAATAATGCAAGATGGTTTTCTCCTCGTTTTGATATTCGCCACGACTTTTCAATTACAGGAAGCTATAAATTTAATGATAAAATTAACCTTTCTGCCAACTGGGTTTTCCGTACAGGTGCACCTGTTACGATGCCAAAAAATTCTTTCAATCCATTTACACACTCACCCAACAGAGGAGAAGGAGGCAGTAGTTTTATAAATTCGGTAGCCAATTATGGAGAAAAAAATAGCTTTAGAATGCAGAATTACCATAGATTAGATATCGCTGTTCAGTTTAGTAAAAAGAAAAAATGGGGAACAAGAACGTGGGAAATAGGTGCTTACAATGCGTATAGCCGTATGAATCCATTTTTCTATATTCTCAATGGACAAAATGAAGCTGGAGAAAATATAGATACAGTTCAGAAAGTGGCTCTTTTTCCTATTATTCCTTCTATTACATATAATTTTAAGTTTTAA